The DNA segment TCAAAGGACCTTCAAAGCGCGAACCGCACTATTGCAAGTGTGTTCCCAGATCAAGTTCATTATAGgactgaagaagaagacgaagacgatgatgaagaagaagaagagaaaggatCAAATGATGCATTATCACCAAAATCTAACAATGGAAGAagcactaataataataataataacaatgaagCATTGATACCTAAAGTTCCAAATATCCCAAAGAAGGGTTGTTTCAGAAGTCCATCCATGTTGCTCTCAAGAAAAGGATCACTGCCAAAGAGGACTACAAGCCCTTCCGAAAAAGATTTCAAAGTTTCAGGTTCCGGTCTGTCGAAGGAACAAGCACTCGGTGAAACTGACAAGCTTCAGAAAGATATTTTGACACTTCAGACTGAGAAAGAGTTTGTTAGGAGTTTGTATGAGCGCGCCTATACACAGTATTGGGAAATCGAGGATCGGATCACAGCAATGCAGAAAAGCGTCAGCAAATTGCAAGATGAGTATGGTGTTGGAACCGTCATCGAAGACAACGAAGCTCGAACTTTAATGGCGGCCACTGCTCTAAAGTCTTGTCAAGTTACTTTAGCTAAGTTGCAGGAGATTCAAGCACAATCATCCGAAGAGGCTAGAGTTGAGTTTGAAAGAGTTAAGGAAGCTCATGAGATGTTTGAGTCTCTTAGAGACCAATTCATCTCTAAATATATGAACCAAGATGAATCCAAGATTGTAACACCAGTAAGTccagtagaagaagaaaatgacatGGATGATGCTGAGATTCAAGCGAAGGTTAAGGAAACTAAATTGGAGGAAGATTCAAGTGAAGTCATCACTGTGACTGAAATGGCCGATAAGATTAATCAGCTTGTCAGTAAGGTTGTTACATTGGAAACCACCGTTTCGTCTCAAACAGGTTTGGTGCAGAGATTGAGATCAGAAACAGATGAACTTCAGACAAATATAAAGAAATTGGAAGAGGAGAAGGATGTTTTGATAGAAGGTTCGGAAGTTACGAACCAAAAGCTGAAAGAAGTGGAGGAAGAGTTGAGGAGGGTAAAGCTTTTGAACCGAAGCGTCCGAAGCCAAGACAATACAATCAAAGCACACTTCATTGAGGCTAGTTATGACATTAAACACCTTTCTGAAAAACTGAATAACATGAAGCCAGATGTGGAGGAAGAAAATATGGTACTGTACAAGAAGGAGAACAATAATGATCTTGATGGTAAACAAGGAAATGAATCCCAAATTTTCGATGAGAATGTCAAGgcattaaaagaagaagatggcgGAGATGTGACTCCGGAAAGGATTCAGAATATGGGCGGTGATGGTGGTGAAATTGAATCACATGATTTGCAGAGTGTTGATGGTAAGGGAGATGAACCTGACTGGAGGCAATTGTATATAAGTGGATTAGATGATAGAGAAAAGATTCTGCTGGAGGAGTATACTTCTGTTTTAAGGGACTATAAGGATGTAAAGATTAAGCTTAATGATGTGGAGAAGAAAAACCGGGATAGCATTTTTGAATTGGCACTTCAGGTAAGCAATGCTCAATATAACTATTTTACTCTTTATAATAGTTGTATCAATAAATTTGATGTAGATTCAGGGATTGGTAACTATATATGtatcaaaaatactatttgtatattaaaatcagcTATTATATTTACATAACTATAGATGtagtttaactaatttttagtatatattttatatttaaatgtgtattgtacatatatatatatatgagatttcataaactatttttataaagacACATAAAAGTTAAATGTTTATTAAAAGTATCAAgtgttcaaaaaaattaattaataaattaatcatcatgtatttatgtataaatacatgcgttgtttaacttatttttaatttatattttatattttaacatatactCTATACAAATAGTTGATTTGatagttgttttttatttacacCTATTATGATTGAATATTTATAGATCTCTAACAGTAAATTATTAGAGACCAATAagtgattaatttttattagaaattgAATATGTtcagaagaaaaataaagaacctgttTATTTTTTCCTCTCATATTTCTGGATAACAAATATTTCTCTttcattatattaaaaaaaattccttGCCTGCTTTGAGAGCAAATGCAACTTTTGATCTGTGTCAAAGAAAAATATGGATTGATAGACACTTAATGCATCCAGTAATCATATATTAATAGAACTATTTCACTTTTATGGTTTCATTGGTGCTAACAGCTAAGGGAATTGAAGAATGCATTAGCCAACAAGGACCAAGAGATAATCTATTTACATCACAAGCTTAACAGTCCAAATTCAGCTGGTGATAATTCTGATGTAAGTCCATTCACCATGGC comes from the Arachis duranensis cultivar V14167 chromosome 7, aradu.V14167.gnm2.J7QH, whole genome shotgun sequence genome and includes:
- the LOC107459320 gene encoding protein NETWORKED 2A-like, with the translated sequence MVDPADELLYLERKVTGEMNMDLSKRLIVFLLSLKFNTDMEERVFDTLRTLQDEGDSFATRAEMYYKKRPELVSFVEESFRSYRALAERYDKLSKDLQSANRTIASVFPDQVHYRTEEEDEDDDEEEEEKGSNDALSPKSNNGRSTNNNNNNNEALIPKVPNIPKKGCFRSPSMLLSRKGSLPKRTTSPSEKDFKVSGSGLSKEQALGETDKLQKDILTLQTEKEFVRSLYERAYTQYWEIEDRITAMQKSVSKLQDEYGVGTVIEDNEARTLMAATALKSCQVTLAKLQEIQAQSSEEARVEFERVKEAHEMFESLRDQFISKYMNQDESKIVTPVSPVEEENDMDDAEIQAKVKETKLEEDSSEVITVTEMADKINQLVSKVVTLETTVSSQTGLVQRLRSETDELQTNIKKLEEEKDVLIEGSEVTNQKLKEVEEELRRVKLLNRSVRSQDNTIKAHFIEASYDIKHLSEKLNNMKPDVEEENMVLYKKENNNDLDGKQGNESQIFDENVKALKEEDGGDVTPERIQNMGGDGGEIESHDLQSVDGKGDEPDWRQLYISGLDDREKILLEEYTSVLRDYKDVKIKLNDVEKKNRDSIFELALQLRELKNALANKDQEIIYLHHKLNSPNSAGDNSDVSPFTMATEYKYTPNEALLREAEAQEANLPTVLEKNSPLITSDANPIKSPSSDDSSHLKMNEGRLEGLSSIEKKFRSDMDDILEKSLEFWLRFGTSINQIQKYQNSIQDLKADLCHIQESHTRSSSEGHSSKRTHLQSQLKPIFKHLREIRTELSLWLEHNTVLQVEMQDRNSSLCHLHDEIIRASNNNGEEEKEGELTISPYQAAKFQGEIMNLKQQNNTVASELQAGLSLVSGMKNDVEKTLDELDLVIAPNKKSSSHGSSKNDSGRPRVPLKSLLFGAKLKKHKQKQSLFSCVNPTVHKSDMEDEAGSPIHTQQQ